The Kiritimatiellia bacterium region TATATTGCGACGTATTAGCCTCCCCTTAACAATTTAACCACCGGCAGCGCCAGGGGCTCGCTACCTCGGGCGTCCGGGAAAAGGCCAAGCCATGCAGGGCTGCATACCTGTGTGCTTGGCCTTTTTCCTTGTCGGCCGAAGCCACGCAGGGCGAAGGCTGATTTGCCGGTATGGGGCGGGGCGGCCCTGTCCGCCGTAGCCCCTTGGGGCAAAGGCGGAATGGCGCTGAACAAGAAACAGACCTGGCGGGACTACTACAACCCGATCCGCGGGCTCTCCATGGCCCGGCTCGTGGCGATGGAGGACAACGCCGAGCGTGGTCAGCACGCGGACCTCCAGTGGTTCTACTACCACATGGAGCGCTCGGACGTGACGATCATGTCCGCCGTCGCCCGCCGGCTGGCGTTCACCACGGCCCTCGACTGGGATATCCACACTGTCGGCACCGCGGACCCCGGCCTCGCCAAGGAGCAGGCCGAGTTCCTGCGCAACGCCTACGAGCGGATCGGGAACTTCAAGGAGGCGACGAGCTTCCTGGCCCACGGCCTGTTCCTTGGCTTCGCGCATCTCCACAAGGTCTACAGCCCGTTCAGCAGCATGGTCAGCTACTTCGAGCCCATCGAGCAGTGGTTCTGGATCAAGCAAGGCGGGATGTTCGGGGAGTGGCGGTTCAACCCGGAATCCCGTCCCCATGAGCCCACCGGTCAGGCCATAGACCGCAAGAACTTCTGCATTCTCGAAGCAGCGCCGGTCTTCCGGCCCATCAGCCGGCAGTTCTTCAGCAAGTCGCTCGCCGCCGCCGACTGGGACACGGCCCTCGAAACGAGCGCCAATCCCTCGATTTTCCTGATTGGCCCGCCGGGTACCACTCCGGAGAAGGAACTCGAATACAAGACCGTGGCCGAGCAGATCGTCTCCAACGGCCGGGGCTACCTGCCCAACGGCTCCGACGTGAAGACCGTGGACACCGCCCAAAGGTCCCGGATGCCGTTCCAGGAGCGGATCACCTATTGCGATCAGCAGATCGTCATGG contains the following coding sequences:
- a CDS encoding DUF935 family protein, which gives rise to MALNKKQTWRDYYNPIRGLSMARLVAMEDNAERGQHADLQWFYYHMERSDVTIMSAVARRLAFTTALDWDIHTVGTADPGLAKEQAEFLRNAYERIGNFKEATSFLAHGLFLGFAHLHKVYSPFSSMVSYFEPIEQWFWIKQGGMFGEWRFNPESRPHEPTGQAIDRKNFCILEAAPVFRPISRQFFSKSLAAADWDTALETSANPSIFLIGPPGTTPEKELEYKTVAEQIVSNGRGYLPNGSDVKTVDTAQRSRMPFQERITYCDQQIVMAATGGLLTMLTESGSGTLAGGAHSRGLLELARSDAARISEVFQRDLDDHWLNEFFPGQPHAAYFRFDVPEDYNVPTMLEAVANLNWAGYRVDKSQIEDKTGLKLLEAPAPGG